A genome region from Nicotiana tabacum cultivar K326 chromosome 13, ASM71507v2, whole genome shotgun sequence includes the following:
- the LOC107819672 gene encoding serine/threonine-protein kinase SAPK2 isoform X1: MERYEILKKIGSGNFGVAKLVKDKWTGELYAIKFIERCKKIDEHVQREIMNHRSLRHPNIIRFKEVFLTPTHLAIVMEYAAGGELFERIYNAGRLTEDEARFFFQQLISGVSYCHSMQICHRDLKLENALLDGSSTPRLKICDFGYSKSSVLHSQPKSTVGTPAYIAPEVLSRKEYDGKTADVWSCGVTLYVMLFGAYPFEDPDDPRNFRKTLTRILSVQYSIPYYVRVSKECKHLLSQIFVADPEKRITMEDIKKHPWFLKNLPIEFIEGEEASLQTNGENEPSQSIEEVLAIIQEARKPGEGHKAGNLFVKGSSSIDLDDDLDIDADIDDEIDTSGDFVCAL; this comes from the exons ATGGAAAGgtatgaaattttgaaaaaaattggtTCCGGTAATTTTGGCGTAGCAAAGCTAGTGAAAGATAAGTGGACAGGTGAGCTCTATGCTATCAAGTTTATTGAGAGATGCAAAAAG ATTGATGAGCATGTCCAGAGAGAAATCATGAATCATAGGTCTTTGAGGCATCCCAATATCATTAGATTCAAGGAG GTATTTCTTACCCCAACTCATTTAGCCATAGTAATGGAATATGCTGCAGGAGGAGAGCTTTTTGAAAGAATATACAATGCTGGTAGACTCACTGAAGATGAG GCAAGGTTTTTCTTTCAACAGCTTATTTCAGGAGTCAGTTACTGTCATTCAATG CAAATCTGTCATAGAGATCTCAAACTTGAAAATGCACTCTTAGATGGGAGCTCAACACCGCGTCTTAAAATATGTGATTTTGGCTACTCCAAG TCATCAGTCTTGCATTCGCAACCCAAATCTACAGTAGGAACTCCAGCTTATATCGCACCAGAAGTCTTATCAAGAAAAGAGTATGATGGGAAG ACAGCAGATGTTTGGTCTTGTGGAGTTACATTATATGTGATGTTGTTTGGTGCTTATCCCTTTGAAGATCCTGATGATCCAAGAAATTTCAGGAAAACCTTAACC AGGATATTAAGTGTTCAATATTCAATCCCTTACTACGTTCGAGTTTCAAAGGAGTGTAAGCATCTTTTATCTCAAATATTTGTAGCTGATCCTGAGAAG AGAATAACTATGGAAGACATTAAAAAGCATCCTTGGTTTCTAAAGAACTTGCCTATAGAATTTATAGAAGGAGAGGAAGCTAGTTTACAAACAAATGGAGAAAATGAACCATCTCAAAGTATTGAAGAAGTGTTAGCTATAATTCAAGAAGCAAGAAAACCAGGAGAGGGGCACAAAGCTGGTAATTTATTTGTTAAAGGAAGTAGTAGCATTGATCTTGATGATGACTTGGATATTGATGCTGATATAGATGATGAGATAGATACAAGTGGAGATTTTGTGTGTGCATTATGA
- the LOC107819672 gene encoding serine/threonine-protein kinase SAPK1 isoform X3 — translation MERYEILKKIGSGNFGVAKLVKDKWTGELYAIKFIERCKKIDEHVQREIMNHRSLRHPNIIRFKEVFLTPTHLAIVMEYAAGGELFERIYNAGRLTEDEARFFFQQLISGVSYCHSMQICHRDLKLENALLDGSSTPRLKICDFGYSKSSVLHSQPKSTVGTPAYIAPEVLSRKEYDGKRILSVQYSIPYYVRVSKECKHLLSQIFVADPEKRITMEDIKKHPWFLKNLPIEFIEGEEASLQTNGENEPSQSIEEVLAIIQEARKPGEGHKAGNLFVKGSSSIDLDDDLDIDADIDDEIDTSGDFVCAL, via the exons ATGGAAAGgtatgaaattttgaaaaaaattggtTCCGGTAATTTTGGCGTAGCAAAGCTAGTGAAAGATAAGTGGACAGGTGAGCTCTATGCTATCAAGTTTATTGAGAGATGCAAAAAG ATTGATGAGCATGTCCAGAGAGAAATCATGAATCATAGGTCTTTGAGGCATCCCAATATCATTAGATTCAAGGAG GTATTTCTTACCCCAACTCATTTAGCCATAGTAATGGAATATGCTGCAGGAGGAGAGCTTTTTGAAAGAATATACAATGCTGGTAGACTCACTGAAGATGAG GCAAGGTTTTTCTTTCAACAGCTTATTTCAGGAGTCAGTTACTGTCATTCAATG CAAATCTGTCATAGAGATCTCAAACTTGAAAATGCACTCTTAGATGGGAGCTCAACACCGCGTCTTAAAATATGTGATTTTGGCTACTCCAAG TCATCAGTCTTGCATTCGCAACCCAAATCTACAGTAGGAACTCCAGCTTATATCGCACCAGAAGTCTTATCAAGAAAAGAGTATGATGGGAAG AGGATATTAAGTGTTCAATATTCAATCCCTTACTACGTTCGAGTTTCAAAGGAGTGTAAGCATCTTTTATCTCAAATATTTGTAGCTGATCCTGAGAAG AGAATAACTATGGAAGACATTAAAAAGCATCCTTGGTTTCTAAAGAACTTGCCTATAGAATTTATAGAAGGAGAGGAAGCTAGTTTACAAACAAATGGAGAAAATGAACCATCTCAAAGTATTGAAGAAGTGTTAGCTATAATTCAAGAAGCAAGAAAACCAGGAGAGGGGCACAAAGCTGGTAATTTATTTGTTAAAGGAAGTAGTAGCATTGATCTTGATGATGACTTGGATATTGATGCTGATATAGATGATGAGATAGATACAAGTGGAGATTTTGTGTGTGCATTATGA
- the LOC107819672 gene encoding serine/threonine-protein kinase SAPK1 isoform X2, whose protein sequence is MERYEILKKIGSGNFGVAKLVKDKWTGELYAIKFIERCKKIDEHVQREIMNHRSLRHPNIIRFKEVFLTPTHLAIVMEYAAGGELFERIYNAGRLTEDEARFFFQQLISGVSYCHSMSSVLHSQPKSTVGTPAYIAPEVLSRKEYDGKTADVWSCGVTLYVMLFGAYPFEDPDDPRNFRKTLTRILSVQYSIPYYVRVSKECKHLLSQIFVADPEKRITMEDIKKHPWFLKNLPIEFIEGEEASLQTNGENEPSQSIEEVLAIIQEARKPGEGHKAGNLFVKGSSSIDLDDDLDIDADIDDEIDTSGDFVCAL, encoded by the exons ATGGAAAGgtatgaaattttgaaaaaaattggtTCCGGTAATTTTGGCGTAGCAAAGCTAGTGAAAGATAAGTGGACAGGTGAGCTCTATGCTATCAAGTTTATTGAGAGATGCAAAAAG ATTGATGAGCATGTCCAGAGAGAAATCATGAATCATAGGTCTTTGAGGCATCCCAATATCATTAGATTCAAGGAG GTATTTCTTACCCCAACTCATTTAGCCATAGTAATGGAATATGCTGCAGGAGGAGAGCTTTTTGAAAGAATATACAATGCTGGTAGACTCACTGAAGATGAG GCAAGGTTTTTCTTTCAACAGCTTATTTCAGGAGTCAGTTACTGTCATTCAATG TCATCAGTCTTGCATTCGCAACCCAAATCTACAGTAGGAACTCCAGCTTATATCGCACCAGAAGTCTTATCAAGAAAAGAGTATGATGGGAAG ACAGCAGATGTTTGGTCTTGTGGAGTTACATTATATGTGATGTTGTTTGGTGCTTATCCCTTTGAAGATCCTGATGATCCAAGAAATTTCAGGAAAACCTTAACC AGGATATTAAGTGTTCAATATTCAATCCCTTACTACGTTCGAGTTTCAAAGGAGTGTAAGCATCTTTTATCTCAAATATTTGTAGCTGATCCTGAGAAG AGAATAACTATGGAAGACATTAAAAAGCATCCTTGGTTTCTAAAGAACTTGCCTATAGAATTTATAGAAGGAGAGGAAGCTAGTTTACAAACAAATGGAGAAAATGAACCATCTCAAAGTATTGAAGAAGTGTTAGCTATAATTCAAGAAGCAAGAAAACCAGGAGAGGGGCACAAAGCTGGTAATTTATTTGTTAAAGGAAGTAGTAGCATTGATCTTGATGATGACTTGGATATTGATGCTGATATAGATGATGAGATAGATACAAGTGGAGATTTTGTGTGTGCATTATGA
- the LOC107819672 gene encoding serine/threonine-protein kinase SAPK2 isoform X4 has protein sequence MERYEILKKIGSGNFGVAKLVKDKWTGELYAIKFIERCKKIDEHVQREIMNHRSLRHPNIIRFKEVFLTPTHLAIVMEYAAGGELFERIYNAGRLTEDEARFFFQQLISGVSYCHSMSSVLHSQPKSTVGTPAYIAPEVLSRKEYDGKRILSVQYSIPYYVRVSKECKHLLSQIFVADPEKRITMEDIKKHPWFLKNLPIEFIEGEEASLQTNGENEPSQSIEEVLAIIQEARKPGEGHKAGNLFVKGSSSIDLDDDLDIDADIDDEIDTSGDFVCAL, from the exons ATGGAAAGgtatgaaattttgaaaaaaattggtTCCGGTAATTTTGGCGTAGCAAAGCTAGTGAAAGATAAGTGGACAGGTGAGCTCTATGCTATCAAGTTTATTGAGAGATGCAAAAAG ATTGATGAGCATGTCCAGAGAGAAATCATGAATCATAGGTCTTTGAGGCATCCCAATATCATTAGATTCAAGGAG GTATTTCTTACCCCAACTCATTTAGCCATAGTAATGGAATATGCTGCAGGAGGAGAGCTTTTTGAAAGAATATACAATGCTGGTAGACTCACTGAAGATGAG GCAAGGTTTTTCTTTCAACAGCTTATTTCAGGAGTCAGTTACTGTCATTCAATG TCATCAGTCTTGCATTCGCAACCCAAATCTACAGTAGGAACTCCAGCTTATATCGCACCAGAAGTCTTATCAAGAAAAGAGTATGATGGGAAG AGGATATTAAGTGTTCAATATTCAATCCCTTACTACGTTCGAGTTTCAAAGGAGTGTAAGCATCTTTTATCTCAAATATTTGTAGCTGATCCTGAGAAG AGAATAACTATGGAAGACATTAAAAAGCATCCTTGGTTTCTAAAGAACTTGCCTATAGAATTTATAGAAGGAGAGGAAGCTAGTTTACAAACAAATGGAGAAAATGAACCATCTCAAAGTATTGAAGAAGTGTTAGCTATAATTCAAGAAGCAAGAAAACCAGGAGAGGGGCACAAAGCTGGTAATTTATTTGTTAAAGGAAGTAGTAGCATTGATCTTGATGATGACTTGGATATTGATGCTGATATAGATGATGAGATAGATACAAGTGGAGATTTTGTGTGTGCATTATGA